In the Telopea speciosissima isolate NSW1024214 ecotype Mountain lineage chromosome 6, Tspe_v1, whole genome shotgun sequence genome, taagaCCATGGCCTTTTTGGGGTAGGAAAAATGGAATCCGGATCAGCAACCCACATGGGGACGCGTGGGGACAAATCTGACCACTCCATGAGGCATGGATCCCACACCCTggaggtgggtcccacacccccatggagggttcagatctgtccccacccgtcctcatgtgggtagcagatctgaactcagATAACTGACCATTGTTTTGAAGGAAGGAAAGcttaaggctacgtttggtaaatgtctgaacaatGTTCAGAActgttttttcgttctttaagaacaaaaaaatgtgAAATTGTGTTTGGCTTACGGTTTGTTTATTTGTTCTTTAAAAACGAATCGGAGGAATTTTAGaggtaaagaacgttctttacaaaCCGTCTTGGAAGGAACAAAGAACTATCGATCGCGATTCACGAGTAAAAACCCGTGAGCAAGCCtcgaagacaaaaaaaaaaaaatgcaaaaggcAGATCTggggaaggaagaggaggaggaggcgaaCTTGCAGGtcgatctcctctctctcctctctctctctctctctcgtttcctCTCTTTGCTCTCTCTACCTCTCACTCTCCCTGtttcgttctctctctctctctctctctcggtcgtTTGTTGGGATGAAGATCTCACTATGGATTTTTCTCCTCTGTCTCAGGATTTGGAGCAACAACCCTAACAATTGAAGGTTTCTGCTACAGTGGTCCTCTGTAGCACGACCCTCTCTGCAACTGAAGTTCACAACAACgaaggtgactctctctctctccctctctctgtaaTTAGGTCTTTGATCTTCGTTTTTCTTTCCGATTTTAGTAGATTAACTACGATGAACAGTAGCTCTTGTAATGGCTGTTTGTTTTCTAAGAATTTGTTCTGAAATAATAAAACTCGAtttagttgggttttttttctttcttttctctatttacCTGAATATTCTGGTGTACGTCTTGTTACAATACCATCGTTGGTCCAATGTTATCTGCAAACAGAAGAAAGCATCACCACAGGATGGATTTGTTGGTTAATTGCTGGTGTACGTTCTATGGGTAATATATTGCAAAAATTGCTCtgtatgtgtttgtgtgtgtgtgtgtgtgtctcagagagagagagagagatggatttgTTGGTTAATTGAACTTGGAGAAACAAGTTGCAGGTGGAGAGAAAGGGCCTTGAGGGGATACAGGCTGTATCCTGATGAACCCCAGGTTTAACTCTGACAACAGATCTCTGAGCCTTTCTTCTCAAATCCTTCTATTTTCCTCTTCATTTGTTCTCCAACTCTGCCTCTTCTTATCTCCTACATAGGTCTCACAACAAGGTATATGGGATATACCTTCAGATTCTGAAATCAAccagggaagaaggaaaaatcaGTAAAAATTGAAGCTTTAGATTAGGTTTGCATTTGACATATCCGTTAGTCTTCTGGcttgagttgcaggtttggtTAGGAGTCCCTGTCCTCTCCATCTGGTATTTAAATTACTGGATGGCTCATCACCAGCCCCATCAGACATCAGGCATggcttctttttcccctttcctaCTGTAGATTGATTGGCCCCATCAGACAACAGACAACAGCCAACTACCAGCTTTCTGCTACTACGAAAAAGTGTTTGTACCAGAGGTTGGGAACCTCAGTCCATCGTGTATCCTACTAGCAGCACTCACTACAGTACTGCACCCCATTCTCTTCCTTTTGTGCCATGTATAACCAGTTCCAAAACACCCTCTGTAAATTGAATTTAACATTCTTGTTAGATAGATCCTTAAATTTCTGGACAGTAATAGCAGCAACCTGAAATCAGAATTAAAAACATTAGCAACCAGATGTCCTTTGGAAGATAAGAATGATCTATTGTAAGTAATTGAAGGGATATGAAATCTGAAACCAAAATCCAGCAAGTAGAAAGAAATCAGAAGGCCAGATCATTGTAGACTCAAATTGAGTTTCCCCCTTGAATGTCTAACTCAAATACCAAATCATGAAACAGATCTAGAGTCTAGATTAAAAGTAATTTTAAAATTCAGATCTGAAATAGACCATAACTGAAAAAGGAAACATGGTACTAATAGGAAAACTTAATTTAAAATCCTACTGCTAAACTAAGCCAACAGTTGGGTTGGGCTAGAATTAAGCCCCATTGAGCTGGGCCTTCTTATTCTTGCGGGAGTAGGTTATGTACTCCTGCCCTGCACAGTGGAAGCTCCACTTGCTTCTTCATAACATCTTTTACCTGCATTGCAAATAATGCAGTCCCATTAAATCAGAGTCTCAtaaatcattttattttcttcttcataacATCTTTTACCTGCATTGTAAAACGAAGGGGGTttcagaagaagagaagaatggcGAGGTCGACAACCAAGGACGCTCAAGCCCTCATTCAGTCCCTTCGTTCTGCTTATGCTGTCACCCCAATGAATCTCaaggtttctctctctttctctctcatgtaTAAGGAAGTTGTAATCGGAAAGCTAAACTTTCAGTGTTTTTGCAGATCATCGATCTCTACGTGATTTTTGCAATTTCTACAGCTCTGATTCAGGTATTTATTCCTATAACTGTCTCTCTTCGTATCTCTTTGAATCTGCAACATTGTAACACTAGTCAATTTATGGTGAAAATTTTGTTGCTTTTGGTTCTACTTCCTTTGTTTCCCTATTTAATCTTATATTCGAAATTCCAATTTAATCCCTTTAACAGCATCCATTCTCCGTGTACAACTTAATTTCAACTTGTTAATAGTGTGTTTAATTTCTTCCCCTTTGCTTTTTGGTCAGTCGGATGTTGGACTCGTCAATTTTTCTTTAAGGTGACTTAATGCGGTTCCATGTGTCTGTGCTTgtgtcccccctccccccctccccttcttcttctaggtatGTGAAATTTGAACCCCTACCCAGAATGCATTTCTTGTAATTACGCAACTCTGAGGAAAGGAAATTGAATAAGTGGGCTTGGGAAGACGAAACCATAGTTTTTCAACTATTGGAGTTACCTATGAGTACTTGTAGTCACTGTGTGGTACTGTGGTAATCCTTCTTATTTTAGTTGTTATTTATTCTTTAGTTTGGTTTTTGTAGGGCTTTTATCTGTCTGAGTATTATGATACGGCCACATTGGATTCATTAGATATTCACAGTTATTGTCAACATTCATAGTTGTTAAAGTGCTAGGACAATCCAAGGCGTTGAGGTCCTTTCTAAGCACTTAGGCTGCCGCTAGGTCGCACCTTGGCGACCTTAGTGTtccagtatttttttttaaatgtatcagCTATATTTACTACTAGTAGTATACCAAATTGCAATATTCAtcagaaaaacaagaattatGAAGTAACTAAAGTAAGAACCAAGATGCCAAATTATAAAACATATTGCAATAATCATCagaaaaccaaatcaataaACTAAGACTATCACAACAT is a window encoding:
- the LOC122663902 gene encoding dolichyl-diphosphooligosaccharide--protein glycosyltransferase subunit DAD1-like, with the protein product MARSTTKDAQALIQSLRSAYAVTPMNLKIIDLYVIFAISTALIQVVYMAVVGSFPFNSFLSVVLSCVGTAVLAGKRVIIFF